GGGTGTGCCGTATTTAATCGGCATGGCTTGTGGCTATTTGGTTTTTCAATACAAgacttgcaaaaatttgaaattgtcgAAGGTAAGTATCGTAAATAATGATAAATATAGCGCAACgtattgtgttaatttttagacaaaaattttgtttttgtggtCATTGGCTTTAGGCACACTTGTGGCAATAGTCATAATTCATTATCCGATGACTCAAGGCAATAAACACACCGATCTTTTCCAAACTTCTTTCTTCAATTCTTTACACCGTGTTGTTTGGTCGCTCGCCTTATGCGTTTTAATCATCCTTTGTATAAACGGATACGGCGGCTTAATTAATTCCTTCCTTTCGCATAAAATTTTCACGGTTTTGATTcgtttaaattacaatatttatCTTCTACATATGGCTCTACTAACAATAATGACCGCTCAGAAACGAACTCCTGGTTATTTCTCCGACTTGTTTTGCGTAAGAACTTACCAAAACTTAACTGGTAAAAGTATTGTCATAATTTTAGTTTCACCAATTTTGGGGGGATTACATGTTTAGTGTAGCTACAGCGATTTTGTGGACTTTGGTATTTGAATCCCCAATTCTGATGattgagaaaattattttcgcccCAAGTTAGTATTATCACTGGGCGAGTAAATTGTTACTGAGTGATGTGTTTCAGAAAAAACGCCCACACCAGTCAAGGAACAAGCAATAGATATTGAGAATgggcaacaaaaaaataattagttcaagtacaaaaaattattactaagATTATGTaaccaacaatacaatttGATAAGTTGCATATGCTACGTCATGTTtgggaaaaaaaatttcgaggAATGTGCAAAAACGTGCGTCGAccacaaaaattattgtaattggtttaaattaaatttatttacaaatctgtgttttttttaccaaaagtgAGGTCCAACTGTTTAACGGGTTACCTACCTGATGATAGATGCAACTGTCAGTTTGTAAAAGTGgttcgttttcttttaataataagttAATTAGTTTGATTTCGTCTGTTTTGAATTATGCATTTAAGTATAGTTGTGTGAAAATTGCGAAAATTCATAATTTCTGATGGCTTGTGATTTGCTAGGGCCAGGCTGGTTTGTAGGTTAGCTAAGgttattttggtttcttactCATGTTTTTACAGGAATATCTCCGAAAAAGGCTTGGAGATAATCACCGAAAGTAATACAGTTACTAACAAGTCtcaagtattaaaaaatgcgCTCAATGTGAGTTTTGCACTCGAAAATTTTCGgttgtttaatttgttatttctaGTCTGATTTAAAAGAAATCGGTAGTCCAGTTTTAGCTAAAATACTTAATAAGAGTAATGTTTCTCAGGTGAGACTGTTTTAAGCCCAGCTTTGGTGTTTTATGACTAACTTTAGGTTGTActtcaaatccaaaaaattcgTAATATATCAGCCCCTAAGGCAAACGAGAAGTCTCAAGCAGCCCCCCGTATGTTAAAGCTAgtcttaaccgatggtgagacGTACATTCAGGCAATTGAAACTTCTCCAACCCCTTCAATAAGTGACAAAACCCCTCCAGGCACTAAAATATTGATAAGTTCGGCGAAAATTTCCTCTGGTTATTTATTACTTGACTCAAATAATTGTTCCTTGCTTGGGGGCAAAGTCCCGGCGCTTTACGAAAAGTGGGAAATTGCTAAAAGTGTTCACAATCACAACAGGCAAAATGGTAATcaattaataacattttttatttaacttaaaaatcgTAAAGCTTCAAGTGATGGGCCACCAGCTTGGGTCAACTTTGGTTGCAAAATCCAGTCAGACATTCAAGACAAACCATTCAAATCACTGGACAATAAAAACCAAGAAGTGAAAGAAAACACTAAATTTGACTTGCAAAGACAGGACGCCATAGCTGAGGCTACTTCAGGTGCGGTGAAAAAAGTATTCGGAGGTGGCACTAAACCAGCACAAGTCCAGCCACAATTTcctaaaaatacgaaaaaaactgatttccccaaaaaaaatccgaaaactaaaaatactgTAACAGTGGAAATGGACGAAAAACCGCAAAAACCGCTAGAAAGAGTGTCCCTGTTTGATTTTCTCGAGGATAAATTGCCCCCGAACGAAGTCAGTGAACCTCccaaaaaccaacaaaatcaaaaaaattacaacacttTTTATcacaatcaaaataaatacaaaggCGGTTCAAAGCAAGATAATTTCTTCAAACCTAGAAACGAGCCACAAgctcataaaaatgaaatgaacGGTTTGACTAACAATTTCGAGAAAATGGCAATTAATACGCAATTTGCCAGTCGAAGTCTCAAACAGCATTTGAATTTGGGGCcgcagaaaaaaaattcgcatGAAAGTACTGACGTAAAGTGGAAAGTGGGGGACGATTGTGTTGCGAAATATTGGGAGGATGGCAAAGTAATTTGTTTGGTTTTAATCACacttgtacattttttatttttttagtactaTAATGCTAATATAACTGCCGTAACTGATAACACTTGTGTTGTGAAGTTTAAAGGGTATGGAAATATGGAAgaggtgttgaaaagtgattgTCTTCCAGTAGAAACTAGCAAAAAATCTTACTCAGGTTTGTGGGAAGTTTCAGCGATTTGGGGTCAATTTATTGTTTCAGGACCAATGGAATTTCGGAGGAATACCAGGACGTACAGGAGGCAATAGTCAATTATCACACTGTTTTTctactaataaataatacgtaaaaaataGTGATTATTTTCCGTAAAcattcattttcttttttttttaagttctgTGGTTCTGttgccaaaattattttctgatgaaaaaataaatgaaaagcaAAGcaagaatatattttttattgaaatgatTTAGTACAGAAGGAGATAATAAATTAGaaagtacaaaatttgttattgACACAATAAAACAAGGATGCAGCTGCGCTACATGTATAAAAAGATTAACACGTGTattaaaagttataaattGACAAGTTACACTTTGATATAAACACAAATTTATGTACATGACTAGAGACTCAGTTTGTCTTGGTTAGGCCAAGCAATTTTCGCGTCAGTTCGTTTGTAGGCCAACATCGTGTGTTTGCTCCCGCTGATAAAATCCTGGGGACACTCATTATCCAGCAACATTGTTTCTGAAACAGAAAATAAGTTCGGAACTTTTGAATTCTGAGACAAACCTTCTCCGTCTGTGACCCTATAAAGGGCATAGTCCTGGGGATTTGTAATCCTGGCCTTGTGGGCGATGATATTGCACACATCCTTCGTGGTCATATGTGGCTTCGCCGGCAACGTTTTGGTCAAAATCGAGCCGTGCAACTCATCAGGAACCACAACTTTCAACACCGACTGaaaatcaaacattaattCGTTCCCAATATTTTCGATCAGTCTTACATCATTCTTTACATTACTCTTGACGTTCTCCACACAACTCTCTTTGAAGTTTTTAAGTACGTGAACGGCAGACGATAACGTGGTCAAATAATAGCCGCCTTCTCCCGAGAGAAGGGAAGGGTGGAGCAACCCCCACATGTATTCGGCTTCGATTTCAGCTGCGACGAAATTCGTTTTGACTAAAACCCACACGA
The sequence above is a segment of the Tribolium castaneum strain GA2 chromosome 9, icTriCast1.1, whole genome shotgun sequence genome. Coding sequences within it:
- the LOC100141872 gene encoding tudor domain-containing protein 3 isoform X2 is translated as MACDLLGPGWNISEKGLEIITESNTVTNKSQVLKNALNVVLQIQKIRNISAPKANEKSQAAPRMLKLVLTDGETYIQAIETSPTPSISDKTPPGTKILISSAKISSGYLLLDSNNCSLLGGKVPALYEKWEIAKSVHNHNRQNASSDGPPAWVNFGCKIQSDIQDKPFKSLDNKNQEVKENTKFDLQRQDAIAEATSGAVKKVFGGGTKPAQVQPQFPKNTKKTDFPKKNPKTKNTVTVEMDEKPQKPLERVSLFDFLEDKLPPNEVSEPPKNQQNQKNYNTFYHNQNKYKGGSKQDNFFKPRNEPQAHKNEMNGLTNNFEKMAINTQFASRSLKQHLNLGPQKKNSHESTDVKWKVGDDCVAKYWEDGKYYNANITAVTDNTCVVKFKGYGNMEEVLKSDCLPVETSKKSYSGPMEFRRNTRTYRRQ
- the LOC100141872 gene encoding tudor domain-containing protein 3 isoform X1, whose product is MACDLLGPGWNISEKGLEIITESNTVTNKSQVLKNALNSDLKEIGSPVLAKILNKSNVSQVVLQIQKIRNISAPKANEKSQAAPRMLKLVLTDGETYIQAIETSPTPSISDKTPPGTKILISSAKISSGYLLLDSNNCSLLGGKVPALYEKWEIAKSVHNHNRQNASSDGPPAWVNFGCKIQSDIQDKPFKSLDNKNQEVKENTKFDLQRQDAIAEATSGAVKKVFGGGTKPAQVQPQFPKNTKKTDFPKKNPKTKNTVTVEMDEKPQKPLERVSLFDFLEDKLPPNEVSEPPKNQQNQKNYNTFYHNQNKYKGGSKQDNFFKPRNEPQAHKNEMNGLTNNFEKMAINTQFASRSLKQHLNLGPQKKNSHESTDVKWKVGDDCVAKYWEDGKYYNANITAVTDNTCVVKFKGYGNMEEVLKSDCLPVETSKKSYSGPMEFRRNTRTYRRQ